The Zestosphaera sp. genome includes a window with the following:
- a CDS encoding bifunctional hydroxymethylpyrimidine kinase/phosphomethylpyrimidine kinase: MDGARLWRVAITIAGSDSGGGAGIEADLKVFSTLGVHGTVALTSVTAQNTYEVTAIHDIPPEIVYKQIEAVARDMGIDAGKTGMLSSSGIIHAVAKAVKEFSFPLVVDPVMIAKSGARLLREDAVEALKREILPLAKVVTPNVPEAEHLTGIRVESIEDSKLVARRIVEDFGCEAVVVKGGHLGDEESVDVLYWRGGHYILRGPRISTGCTHGTGCTFSAAIAAELAKGSNIYESVKKAKEFVTRAIEFGTKLGKGHCPVNPTAWLEIPASKYQTLVKVKEALKMLLENSRLVVEAIPEVGMNVVMSVPLRYVRGVDDVAGVAGRIVRCGGEVKAVGPVEFGASSHLARLVMEVMKRDAEVRAALNIRFDEKYVIRARSIGYEVVHVDRMKEPEDVERVEGGSLKWLVAEAFKASGRTPDIIYDTGCVGKEAMIRILGKDAVEAVMKLVRILSMD, encoded by the coding sequence TTGGACGGAGCTCGCTTATGGAGGGTTGCGATAACTATAGCTGGTAGCGACTCGGGCGGAGGAGCTGGGATCGAGGCAGACTTAAAGGTCTTCAGCACCCTGGGCGTCCATGGGACCGTAGCCCTTACTAGTGTCACAGCTCAGAATACGTATGAAGTGACTGCGATCCATGATATACCTCCCGAGATTGTTTACAAGCAAATTGAGGCAGTAGCTAGGGACATGGGGATAGATGCTGGAAAGACAGGCATGTTAAGTAGTAGTGGCATAATACACGCCGTGGCCAAGGCTGTTAAGGAGTTCTCATTCCCCCTGGTCGTGGATCCTGTGATGATTGCTAAGAGCGGTGCCAGACTGCTTAGGGAGGATGCTGTAGAGGCGTTGAAGAGAGAGATATTACCATTAGCCAAGGTGGTGACGCCTAACGTTCCTGAGGCGGAACACCTCACGGGGATAAGAGTTGAGAGTATAGAAGATTCAAAACTGGTGGCCAGGAGAATAGTTGAGGATTTCGGTTGCGAGGCGGTGGTCGTTAAAGGAGGCCACCTGGGCGATGAGGAATCAGTAGACGTTCTTTACTGGAGAGGCGGTCACTACATCTTAAGGGGTCCTAGAATCAGCACTGGCTGCACTCACGGAACTGGATGCACCTTCTCAGCAGCTATAGCTGCTGAATTAGCTAAGGGTTCGAACATCTACGAGTCCGTCAAGAAGGCTAAGGAGTTCGTGACTAGAGCTATAGAGTTCGGGACGAAGCTCGGTAAGGGGCATTGTCCCGTCAACCCGACTGCCTGGCTGGAGATCCCCGCATCTAAGTATCAGACCCTAGTGAAAGTTAAGGAGGCTCTTAAAATGCTGCTTGAAAATTCAAGACTAGTGGTTGAGGCGATTCCTGAAGTCGGCATGAACGTTGTTATGAGTGTGCCGCTACGGTATGTGAGGGGGGTTGATGATGTAGCGGGGGTTGCAGGCAGGATAGTTAGATGTGGTGGTGAGGTAAAGGCGGTGGGCCCGGTTGAGTTCGGAGCGTCATCACATCTAGCCAGATTAGTCATGGAGGTAATGAAGAGAGATGCCGAGGTAAGGGCCGCACTAAACATCAGGTTCGATGAAAAGTACGTTATTAGGGCGAGGAGCATCGGTTATGAGGTAGTTCACGTTGACAGGATGAAGGAGCCTGAAGACGTAGAGAGAGTTGAGGGGGGTAGTCTAAAGTGGTTGGTGGCGGAGGCTTTCAAGGCTAGTGGAAGGACCCCCGACATCATATACGATACTGGATGTGTGGGTAAGGAAGCCATGATAAGGATACTGGGTAAGGATGCTGTAGAAGCTGTGATGAAGTTGGTTAGAATTTTAAGTATGGACTAA
- the cysS gene encoding cysteine--tRNA ligase: MFATLRIYNTRTRSLEIFRPLNGNRVFMFVCGPTVYDHSHIGHARVFVFFDVVARWLRRLGYSLFYIVNITDVDDKIVGRAVEEGVHPLDLARRYERYFLEDMASLNVTTPNLYARASDYLKEITEQIETLLAKGYAYVTPTGVYFDISTFSDYGKLSGRDPEELVVHRIEPDPTKKNPGDFALWRVRPRHEFGWESPWGYGRPGWHIEDTAITIRHFGLQYDIHGGAVELIFPHHEAEIAQAESFSGVKPFVNFWIHVGLLTVGGEKMSKSLGNIVTIREVIDKYGANTLRLYLLQTHYRSPIDFTWDALDNARRTFSKVEVAYSRLRQLEIRNDDEVNEDEKTLLSRIEGARMDFDESMNNDLNTAEALAAYLDAVSAINEYSNRRSDVSIRTLNSVTLTTDYMNNVLGFTIVPEVQGGALEELVKLIVDVRSELRRRKLWDLSDSIRDRLKGLGVELQDTSSGTKWVIRPLGGQAR; encoded by the coding sequence ATGTTTGCTACACTTAGGATCTACAATACGAGAACTCGATCGCTAGAGATTTTCAGACCCCTCAATGGTAACAGGGTTTTCATGTTTGTATGCGGTCCTACGGTCTACGACCACTCACATATAGGTCACGCTAGGGTTTTCGTCTTCTTTGACGTGGTTGCGCGCTGGTTAAGGAGGTTAGGGTACTCACTATTCTACATAGTTAACATAACCGACGTCGACGATAAGATAGTTGGGAGGGCGGTCGAGGAGGGAGTGCATCCCCTAGACCTAGCCAGAAGATATGAGAGGTACTTTCTCGAGGACATGGCTTCCCTTAACGTGACCACGCCCAACCTATACGCAAGAGCCTCCGACTACTTGAAGGAGATAACCGAGCAGATAGAGACTCTTCTAGCTAAGGGATATGCATACGTAACGCCAACTGGAGTGTATTTCGACATAAGCACGTTCAGCGATTACGGAAAGCTTTCGGGCAGAGATCCTGAGGAGCTTGTCGTGCACAGGATAGAGCCTGACCCTACTAAGAAGAATCCCGGGGACTTCGCCCTGTGGCGAGTCAGGCCCAGACACGAGTTCGGATGGGAGTCTCCCTGGGGGTATGGCAGGCCGGGATGGCATATCGAGGATACTGCAATAACTATAAGGCATTTCGGATTGCAGTACGATATACATGGAGGCGCTGTGGAACTAATATTTCCGCATCATGAGGCCGAGATAGCGCAGGCAGAGTCCTTCAGCGGTGTTAAGCCTTTCGTCAACTTCTGGATTCATGTAGGGCTCCTGACCGTGGGCGGTGAGAAGATGAGCAAGTCGCTAGGCAACATAGTCACTATAAGAGAGGTAATAGACAAGTACGGAGCTAACACGCTCAGGCTGTACCTGCTTCAAACACACTATAGGTCGCCAATAGACTTCACGTGGGACGCTTTAGATAATGCACGCAGAACCTTCTCTAAGGTTGAGGTAGCCTATTCAAGGTTAAGACAGCTTGAGATCAGAAACGATGATGAGGTTAATGAAGACGAGAAGACCCTCTTAAGCAGGATTGAGGGAGCGAGGATGGACTTTGACGAATCAATGAATAACGATTTAAACACTGCAGAAGCGCTAGCAGCATACCTGGACGCGGTATCCGCTATAAATGAATACTCTAACAGAAGAAGTGATGTGAGCATTAGAACGCTTAACTCCGTAACGTTGACTACGGACTACATGAACAATGTGTTAGGTTTCACTATAGTTCCGGAGGTCCAGGGGGGAGCTCTGGAGGAGCTGGTGAAGCTAATAGTGGATGTAAGGTCTGAGCTGAGGAGGAGGAAGCTCTGGGATCTGTCAGATAGTATCAGAGACCGTCTGAAGGGATTAGGCGTAGAACTTCAGGACACCTCCTCAGGAACCAAGTGGGTTATTAGACCTCTCGGAGGGCAGGCAAGGTAA
- a CDS encoding saccharopine dehydrogenase C-terminal domain-containing protein: MRVVILGAGNVGALVAHDLSKDFEVWVADKDHARLSRVSRVAEVVTLDASKPESVSELVRGFDLVVNALPGFLGFRALKASLQAKRDTVDVSFMPEDPLHLNAEVSRLGIKVVVDAGFAPGLSNILVGHIYNKLGPMDEGVINVGGLPKEPRPPLYHQVLFSPYDLIDEYLRPARCVVEGRVVDVDPLQRIESVRVGNFIFERFISDGLRTLLTTVKARNMAEYTLRWPRHLERMKTLKELGFFRKEFLEHTIKVILPAMQYDSPDFSIMEVYGRKDDVTLGYYMYDEASSGFTSMSRVTGFMTAIITRLVARGNIAPGVIPPEYLGMDDRNLEYVLSELRKRGVTIESTSLRNT, from the coding sequence ATGAGAGTCGTGATTTTAGGCGCAGGTAATGTCGGCGCTTTAGTGGCACATGATCTAAGCAAGGACTTCGAGGTGTGGGTGGCCGATAAAGACCATGCGAGGCTTTCGAGGGTTAGTAGGGTGGCTGAGGTAGTCACGCTCGACGCATCCAAACCTGAGAGTGTAAGCGAGCTAGTCAGGGGTTTCGACTTAGTTGTTAATGCACTGCCAGGGTTTTTGGGCTTCAGAGCGCTCAAGGCATCCCTGCAGGCTAAGCGTGACACTGTAGACGTGTCATTCATGCCTGAGGACCCACTCCACCTTAATGCAGAGGTCTCTAGACTTGGGATTAAGGTGGTGGTCGATGCCGGCTTCGCTCCGGGACTCAGTAACATCCTAGTAGGTCACATCTACAATAAACTGGGACCCATGGATGAGGGCGTCATAAACGTCGGAGGCCTGCCTAAAGAACCTAGGCCGCCACTCTATCATCAAGTGCTCTTCTCACCTTATGATCTGATAGATGAGTATTTGAGACCTGCTAGGTGTGTGGTAGAAGGCAGGGTCGTTGATGTAGATCCATTGCAGAGGATTGAGTCAGTCCGTGTGGGGAATTTCATCTTTGAACGCTTTATAAGCGACGGCCTCAGGACCCTATTAACGACTGTGAAGGCGAGGAACATGGCTGAATACACTTTAAGATGGCCTAGGCACTTGGAGAGAATGAAGACGCTGAAAGAACTCGGCTTCTTCAGGAAGGAGTTTCTGGAGCACACGATTAAGGTGATCCTGCCTGCGATGCAGTACGACTCACCAGACTTCTCCATAATGGAGGTATATGGGAGGAAGGATGATGTGACGTTGGGCTACTACATGTATGACGAGGCCAGCAGTGGCTTCACCTCGATGTCTCGTGTGACAGGCTTTATGACGGCGATAATTACACGTCTAGTGGCTAGAGGCAACATAGCACCCGGGGTGATCCCTCCAGAGTATCTAGGCATGGATGATAGGAACTTAGAGTACGTGCTGAGCGAGCTCAGGAAAAGAGGAGTTACTATTGAATCCACATCCCTTCGCAACACGTAG
- the purB gene encoding adenylosuccinate lyase, with product MEFRYGSDEMRRLFSRENILVRMIDVEVSLIKGLEECGLIPEGSCAGVIECARSVDVATVEECERRLGHEVMGLAVAIAEACGERGRYVHYGATSNDVIDTVWALTLREALRLVRLKLVNLINLLIKLSRNYSTTLMVGRTHAQHALPITLGFKFANYVYEFTRSLDRLMSAESRVVLGKMAGAVGTMAGWQDRGLCVESVVMRELGLRPHLIATQVAPRDGFAELISSLAIVAAQAERLGIEVRELMRPEIMELAEGVKGRVGSSTMPHKENPVLSEKLAGLAKLLRGLVITALENIPLWHERDLSNSSSERLLIPHAFLVVDEILETAIKLLEDLRIYPERMLRNIELSRGAIVSEALVLRLTDKGMRRHEAYELVKELVNRALSEGTDLHIIASTDVRVTKYLSQDEIREVLDYRKYLGSYAELMERAINYAEEVMRRASQEVMSQSG from the coding sequence ATTGAGTTCAGGTATGGCAGTGATGAGATGAGGAGGCTCTTCAGCCGAGAGAACATCCTTGTAAGGATGATCGATGTCGAGGTTTCCCTCATTAAGGGTCTGGAGGAGTGCGGTCTAATACCTGAGGGGTCCTGTGCGGGAGTAATTGAGTGTGCGCGCTCGGTGGATGTAGCTACAGTTGAGGAATGTGAGAGGAGGTTGGGTCATGAGGTGATGGGTTTGGCGGTAGCCATAGCTGAGGCGTGTGGGGAGCGGGGTAGATACGTACATTACGGCGCCACAAGCAATGACGTCATCGACACCGTGTGGGCTCTCACACTTAGGGAGGCACTGCGTTTAGTTAGACTCAAGCTGGTTAATCTCATCAACCTCCTGATTAAATTATCGAGAAACTATAGCACAACGTTAATGGTCGGCAGAACTCATGCGCAACACGCCCTCCCAATAACTCTAGGTTTTAAGTTTGCTAACTACGTGTATGAATTCACACGTAGCCTAGATAGACTGATGAGTGCGGAGTCAAGGGTCGTGCTGGGGAAAATGGCCGGGGCTGTAGGCACTATGGCTGGCTGGCAGGACAGAGGGCTTTGCGTTGAGTCAGTAGTTATGAGGGAACTAGGTTTAAGACCTCACTTGATAGCCACTCAAGTAGCGCCCAGAGACGGCTTCGCTGAACTGATTAGTTCCCTAGCCATAGTAGCCGCTCAAGCTGAGAGGCTTGGCATAGAGGTTAGGGAGCTTATGAGACCCGAGATCATGGAGTTGGCAGAAGGCGTTAAAGGCAGGGTTGGGAGTAGCACAATGCCCCATAAGGAGAATCCCGTGCTCAGTGAGAAGTTGGCTGGACTTGCTAAGCTATTGAGGGGGTTAGTCATTACTGCACTGGAGAACATCCCTCTATGGCACGAGAGAGATCTAAGCAACAGCAGCTCTGAGAGGTTGTTAATTCCTCACGCATTCCTAGTGGTGGATGAGATTCTTGAAACCGCCATCAAGCTTCTTGAGGATCTCAGGATTTATCCTGAGAGGATGCTTAGGAACATCGAGTTGAGTAGGGGGGCTATAGTCAGTGAGGCATTAGTTCTTAGGCTAACCGATAAGGGCATGAGGAGGCATGAAGCCTACGAGCTTGTTAAGGAACTAGTAAACAGGGCGCTGAGTGAAGGCACGGATCTTCACATTATAGCATCTACCGACGTGAGGGTAACTAAGTACCTCTCGCAGGATGAGATAAGGGAGGTTCTTGACTACAGGAAGTACTTAGGTAGTTATGCGGAGTTAATGGAACGGGCTATAAATTACGCAGAGGAGGTTATGAGGAGGGCTTCACAGGAAGTCATGTCTCAATCAGGTTGA